Proteins encoded within one genomic window of Mauremys mutica isolate MM-2020 ecotype Southern chromosome 11, ASM2049712v1, whole genome shotgun sequence:
- the ACSM3 gene encoding acyl-coenzyme A synthetase ACSM3, mitochondrial isoform X1, with translation MACAVMQFLRKTQSFKFLWIPLTTSFRFSKKGYRILAPQNFLNYESLKQQYKPEVPEYFNFATDVLDKWTEMEKEGKRPTRLALWWVNDKGDEVRWNFEELGFHSRKVANVLSEVCGLQKGDRVMLMLPRIPEWWLINVACMRTGTILIPGTTQLTAKDILHRVQTSKAKCIITDDVLAPAVDCIVSECQSLKFKLIVSEDQREGWLNFKDLFRNANADHSCVTTRNQDPMTIFFTSGTTGSPKMTEHSHSSYGIGLTVNGRYWLDLTSSDILWNASDTGWAKSAWSSVFAPWIQGACVFVHSMPRFDPTTVLDTLSRFPITTFCSAPTAYRMLVQHNLTSYKFKSLKHCVSAGEPMNPQVMEQWKKQTGLDIYEGYGQTETVLVCGTFKGMKIKPGSMGMPSPAYDVKIIDEHGNILPPGEEGNIAIKAKPTRPFCLFTQYIDDPERTDSTLQGNFYITGDRGIVDEDGYFWFVGRDDDVINSAGYRIGPFEVESALIEHPAVVESAVVSSPDPIRGEVVKAFVVLASDYVSHDPEKLIEELQDHVKKVTAPYKYPRKVEFVQQLPKTVSGKIRRNELRKQEWGKA, from the exons ATGGCTTGTGCTGTCATGCAGTTTTTACGGAAAACCCAAAGCTTTAAGTTCCTGTGGATTCCCTTGACCACATCCTTCCGATTCTCTAAAAAAGGCTACAGGATATTAGCCCCTCAGAATTTTTTAAACTATGAATCCTTAAAACAACAGTACAAACCAGAAGTGCCAGAGTACTTCAATTTTGCAACCGATGTGCTGGACAAATGGACTGAAATGGAAAAG GAAGGAAAGAGACCTACAAGGCTAGCCCTGTGGTGGGTAAACGATAAAGGCGATGAGGTGAGGTGGAACTTTGAGGAGCTTGGATTCCACTCCAGAAAAGTGGCCAATGTACTCTCTGAGGTATGTGGTCTGCAGAAAGGAGACAGAGTTATGCTGATGCTACCCCGGATACCAGAATGGTGGCTAATAAATGTGGCTTGTATGCGAACAG GAACTATCCTTATTCCTGGGACAACACAGTTGACAGCAAAAGATATTCTCCATAGAGTACAAACATCAAAGGCAAAGTGTATTATCACTGATGATGTTTTGGCACCAGCTGTAGATTGCATTGTGTCCGAATGCCAGTCTTTGAAATTCAAGCTAATTGTGTCAGAGGACCAGAGGGAAGGATGGCTGAACTTTAAAGACCTATTTAG aaacGCTAATGCTGATCACAGTTGTGTGACCACAAGGAATCAAGATCCAATGACCATCTTTTTTACCAGTGGAACAACAGGGTCTCCAAAAATGACTGAACATTCCCACAGTAGTTATGGCATTGGACTGACTGTAAATGGAAG GTACTGGCTGGATTTAACCTCCTCCGACATACTCTGGAATGCATCAGACACAGGCTGGGCAAAGTCAGCTTGGAGTAGCGTTTTTGCACCCTGGATTCAGGGGGCATGTGTGTTTGTACATAGCATGCCACGTTTTGACCCAACCACTGTCCTAGAT ACTCTGTCCAGATTTCCCATCACAACCTTCTGTTCTGCTCCAACTGCTTATCGAATGCTTGTGCAGCATAATCTGACCAG CTATAAATTCAAGAGCCTGAAGCACTGTGTGAGTGCAGGGGAGCCAATGAACCCGCAAGTGATGGAGCAGTGGAAAAAGCAAACCGGGCTGGATATCTATGAAGGTTATGGCCAGACAGAAACG GTGCTGGTTTGCGGAACATTCAAGGGAATGAAAATTAAACCAGGTTCAATGGGAATGCCGTCTCCAGCATATGACGTTAAG ATTATAGATGAACACGGCAATATTCTGCCTCCTGGAGAAGAAGGAAATATCGCCATCAAAGCAAAACCTACGAGACCTTTTTGTCTTTTCACTCAATATATA GATGATCCAGAGAGAACTGACTCAACATTACAAGGGAATTTCTATATCACTGGGGACAGGGGGATTGTAGATGAAGATGGATACTTCTGGTTTGTTGGAagagatgatgatgtcatcaattcTGCTGG ATATCGTATTGGACCATTTGAAGTAGAAAGTGCACTGATAGAGCACCCAGCAGTAGTAGAATCAGCTGTTGTCAGCAGCCCAGACCCCATCAGAGGAGAG GTCGTGAAAGCCTTTGTTGTTTTGGCATCTGATTATGTTTCACATGATCCAGAAAAACTGATTGAAGAGCTACAGGACCACGTTAAAAAGGTCACTGCTCCATACAAGTATCCTAGAAAA GTGGAGTTTGTTCAACAGTTGCCAAAGACAGTCAGTGGGAAGATCAGAAGAAATGAATTGCGCAAGCAGGAGTGGGGAAAAGCTTAG
- the ACSM3 gene encoding acyl-coenzyme A synthetase ACSM3, mitochondrial isoform X2 — MVANKCGLYANRNANADHSCVTTRNQDPMTIFFTSGTTGSPKMTEHSHSSYGIGLTVNGRYWLDLTSSDILWNASDTGWAKSAWSSVFAPWIQGACVFVHSMPRFDPTTVLDTLSRFPITTFCSAPTAYRMLVQHNLTSYKFKSLKHCVSAGEPMNPQVMEQWKKQTGLDIYEGYGQTETVLVCGTFKGMKIKPGSMGMPSPAYDVKIIDEHGNILPPGEEGNIAIKAKPTRPFCLFTQYIDDPERTDSTLQGNFYITGDRGIVDEDGYFWFVGRDDDVINSAGYRIGPFEVESALIEHPAVVESAVVSSPDPIRGEVVKAFVVLASDYVSHDPEKLIEELQDHVKKVTAPYKYPRKVEFVQQLPKTVSGKIRRNELRKQEWGKA; from the exons ATGGTGGCTAATAAATGTGGCTTGTATGCGAACAG aaacGCTAATGCTGATCACAGTTGTGTGACCACAAGGAATCAAGATCCAATGACCATCTTTTTTACCAGTGGAACAACAGGGTCTCCAAAAATGACTGAACATTCCCACAGTAGTTATGGCATTGGACTGACTGTAAATGGAAG GTACTGGCTGGATTTAACCTCCTCCGACATACTCTGGAATGCATCAGACACAGGCTGGGCAAAGTCAGCTTGGAGTAGCGTTTTTGCACCCTGGATTCAGGGGGCATGTGTGTTTGTACATAGCATGCCACGTTTTGACCCAACCACTGTCCTAGAT ACTCTGTCCAGATTTCCCATCACAACCTTCTGTTCTGCTCCAACTGCTTATCGAATGCTTGTGCAGCATAATCTGACCAG CTATAAATTCAAGAGCCTGAAGCACTGTGTGAGTGCAGGGGAGCCAATGAACCCGCAAGTGATGGAGCAGTGGAAAAAGCAAACCGGGCTGGATATCTATGAAGGTTATGGCCAGACAGAAACG GTGCTGGTTTGCGGAACATTCAAGGGAATGAAAATTAAACCAGGTTCAATGGGAATGCCGTCTCCAGCATATGACGTTAAG ATTATAGATGAACACGGCAATATTCTGCCTCCTGGAGAAGAAGGAAATATCGCCATCAAAGCAAAACCTACGAGACCTTTTTGTCTTTTCACTCAATATATA GATGATCCAGAGAGAACTGACTCAACATTACAAGGGAATTTCTATATCACTGGGGACAGGGGGATTGTAGATGAAGATGGATACTTCTGGTTTGTTGGAagagatgatgatgtcatcaattcTGCTGG ATATCGTATTGGACCATTTGAAGTAGAAAGTGCACTGATAGAGCACCCAGCAGTAGTAGAATCAGCTGTTGTCAGCAGCCCAGACCCCATCAGAGGAGAG GTCGTGAAAGCCTTTGTTGTTTTGGCATCTGATTATGTTTCACATGATCCAGAAAAACTGATTGAAGAGCTACAGGACCACGTTAAAAAGGTCACTGCTCCATACAAGTATCCTAGAAAA GTGGAGTTTGTTCAACAGTTGCCAAAGACAGTCAGTGGGAAGATCAGAAGAAATGAATTGCGCAAGCAGGAGTGGGGAAAAGCTTAG